Proteins from a single region of Scylla paramamosain isolate STU-SP2022 chromosome 13, ASM3559412v1, whole genome shotgun sequence:
- the LOC135106564 gene encoding very low-density lipoprotein receptor-like isoform X4 produces MWQWRTVFVTACLVCWAAVEGLEQKSSQCSITSFACQGSEERCIPVAWKCDGVKDCQDGSDEDPELCPAKPCYKTELQCNNGKCIPERWKCDGEPDCDDHTDENPEECAGIVCKADEFTCHSVTNKSNCIPLNWVCDGASDCDDGSDEVNCNATCTSEQFTCASGKCISKRWRCDGDNDCGENDASDEANCPNRTCSINQVTCPDASCIDKRMICDGIADCDDGSDEHDCPNNTCRADEYACLGGFPCIRRDWLCDGDADCQEGDDEGQEMCLTNCPEGMFMCGDQSCINEHLKCNGFPECSDGLDEQDCSPSCNETEQFDCGGHCIPMQLVCNGNDDCGNSKDEPTDGTCGRNECENYNGGCSQVCVDTPAGHYCKCNKGFMLINSTQCEDIDECLEPGICSQVCRNFKGGYKCECVRGYARDRHNHSRCKAMEGHASLLFAHFTDIRKISLDHQEITAIVNETKGATALDFVFKTGMIFWTDAKDKRIYKAPIDEGSKKVVVISNDVTTVDGLAVDWLYNHIYWTNTDTDTIEVADFNGDMRKTLIRSVLEEPRAIAVYPSEGWMFWTDWGQQAKIERAGMDGKLREAIVTRGIRWPNALTLDLVLRKVYWCDSKFHSIYSANFDGSNRRTVLHSSEYLPHPFSITLFEDTMYWTDWRREAIFRANKFTGKNISTIAPSHATPMTVHVYHSYRQPNGTNHCTPLNGLCTHLCLPAPQTNESTCKVTCACPDGLVLMSDGLTCESEEELSSTVLTEVQEAPPHESVTDGESDEGSVAIAAILAALGVLCVASALAYVIYRYFRKRSVHSMNFDNPVYKKTTTEDGFHLAGQQRNACSRATSGGPQYQHRQYGVTSPEDSLEPLTNGSNNFV; encoded by the exons ccaAGCCATGCTACAAGACTGAGCTTCAGTGCAACAATGGCAAGTGCATCCCAGAGCGCTGGAAGTGTGACGGAGAGCCGGACTGTGATGACCACACGGACGAGAACCCAGAGGAGTGTG CTGGAATAGTGTGTAAAGCAGATGAGTTCACTTGTCACAGTGTTACCAACAAATCCAATTGCATCCCACTGAACTGGGTGTGTGACGGAGCATCAGACTGTGACGACGGCTCCGATGAGGTCAACTGCA ACGCAACCTGCACCTCAGAACAGTTCACCTGTGCCTCGGGGAAGTGCATCTCCAAGCGGTGGCGCTGCGACGGCGACAATGACTGTGGTGAAAATGACGCCTCAGATGAAGCAAACTGCCCCAACAGAACCTGCTCCATAAACCAG GTCACTTGTCCTGATGCATCTTGCATCGACAAGCGCATGATTTGTGATGGCATTGCAGACTGCGACGATGGATCAGACGAACAC GATTGTCCCAACAACACTTGTCGTGCAGATGAGTATGCCTGCCTGGGGGGCTTCCCCTGCATCCGCCGCGACTGGTTGTGTGACGGGGACGCAGACTGTCAGGAGGGCGATGACGAGGGACAGGAGATGTGCCTCACAAACTGTCCTGAAGGCATGTTCATGTGTGGGGATCAGTCCTGCATCAATGAGCACCTCAAGTGTAATGGCTTCCCAGAGTGCTCGGATGGACTGGATGAGCAGGATTGCT CTCCATCATGTAATGAAACAGAGCAATTCGACTGTGGCGGCCACTGCATACCCATGCAGCTGGTCTGTAACGGTAACGATGACTGTGGCAATTCCAAGGATGAGCCAACTGATGGCACCTGCGGCAGGAATGAGTGTGAAAACTACAATGGTGGCTGTAGCCAGGTGTGTGTTGACACCCCAGCCGGCCACTACTGCAAGTGTAACAAGGGATTCATGCTTATAAACAGCACCCAGTGTGAAG ATATTGATGAATGTTTGGAGCCAGGCATCTGCTCTCAAGTTTGCCGCAACTTCAAGGGAGGCTacaagtgtgagtgtgtgcgggGCTATGCACGGGACCGTCACAACCACAGCCGCTGCAAAGCCATGGAGGGACACGCTTCTCTCCTCTTTGCTCACTTTACAGATATCCGCAAAATATCCCTTGACCACCAAGAA ATTACTGCTATAGTGAATGAAACAAAGGGAGCAACTGCACTTGACTTTGTGTTCAAGACTGGCATGATATTTTGGACAGATGCAAAAGACAAGCGCATTTATAA GGCACCAATTGATGAAGGCAGTAAGAAGGTGGTGGTCATTTCCAATGACGTCACAACTGTTGATGGCTTGGCTGTGGACTGGCTGTACAACCACATCTACTGGACCAACACAGACACTGACACTATTGAG GTGGCAGACTTTAACGGCGACATGAGGAAGACACTGATCAGGAGTGTGCTGGAGGAGCCCCGAGCCATTGCTGTGTACCCATCAGAGGGCTGGATGTTCTGGACCGACTGGGGACAGCAAGCCAAGATAGAGAGAGCCGGTATGGACGGAAAGCTGAGAGAG GCTATTGTGACAAGAGGGATCCGGTGGCCCAATGCTCTCACTCTGGACTTGGTGCTGCGGAAGGTGTACTGGTGTGACTCAAAGTTCCACTCCATCTATTCTGCAAACTTTGATGGATCAAATCGCAGG accgtgcTTCACTCCAGCGAGTACCTTCCCCACCCATTCTCCATCACACTATTTGAGGACACAATGTATTGGACTGACTGGCGCAGAGAAGCCATCTTCCGAGCAAACAAATTCACAGGGAAAAACATCAGCACCATAGCTCCTTCACATGCG ACACCAATGACAGTTCACGTGTACCATAGCTACAGACAACCCAATGGTACCAATCACTGCACCCCCTTGAATGGTCTGTGCACCCACCTGTGTCTGCCGGCCCCCCAGACCAACGAGTCAACCTGTAAAGTGACTTGTGCCTGCCCAGATGGCCTGGTCCTTATGTCAGACGGATTGACTTGTGAGAGTGAAG AGGAGCTGAGCAGCACAGTGCTGACAGAGGTTCAAGAGGCGCCGCCCCACGAGAGTGTGACTGACGGGGAGAGTGATGAGGGTAGCGTGGCAATCGCTGCCATCCTGGCAGCCCTCGGTGTGCTGTGTGTGGCGTCTGCA CTTGCATACGTCATCTACCGGTACTTCCGCAAACGGTCGGTGCACAGCATGAACTTTGACAATCCAGTTTACAAGAAGACCACCACTGAGGACGGCTTCCACCTGGCTGGGCAGCAGCGCAATGCCTGCTCCCGGGCGACCTCAGGAGGGCCTCAATACCAGCACCGGCAGTACGGCGTTACCTCCCCAGAAGAC TCACTGGAGCCTCTCACAAATGGCAGCAACAACTTTGTGTGA